Proteins co-encoded in one Sporosarcina sp. FSL K6-1522 genomic window:
- a CDS encoding peroxiredoxin produces MAERMVGKQAPDFTMDAVLADKSFGKVSLAENMKEDKWTVLFFYPMDFTFVCPTEITAMSDRYDEFEDLDAEIIGVSTDTIHTHLAWINTARKDNGLEQLKYPLAADTNHQVSREYGVLIEEEGIALRGLFIINPEGELQYQTVFHNNIGRDVDETLRVLQALQTGGLCPANWRPGQKTL; encoded by the coding sequence ATGGCTGAACGTATGGTAGGTAAACAAGCTCCGGATTTTACAATGGACGCAGTATTAGCAGATAAATCATTTGGTAAAGTAAGCCTTGCAGAGAACATGAAAGAAGATAAATGGACAGTATTGTTCTTCTATCCAATGGATTTCACATTCGTATGCCCAACTGAAATTACAGCAATGTCTGACCGTTACGATGAGTTCGAAGACCTTGATGCAGAAATTATCGGTGTATCTACGGATACAATCCATACGCACCTAGCATGGATCAATACAGCTCGTAAAGACAATGGTCTTGAGCAACTGAAATATCCACTTGCAGCAGATACAAATCACCAAGTTTCACGTGAATACGGTGTGTTAATTGAAGAAGAAGGGATTGCACTACGCGGTCTATTCATCATCAACCCTGAAGGTGAACTACAATATCAAACTGTATTCCACAACAATATTGGTCGTGACGTGGATGAAACACTACGTGTACTTCAAGCGCTTCAAACTGGCGGACTTTGCCCAGCTAACTGGAGACCGGGTCAGAAGACACTATAA
- a CDS encoding TrkA family potassium uptake protein: protein MKKEFVVIGLGRFGGSIVRELVELGADVMAIDISPERVDDFAQIATQAVAADTTDESVLRSLGIRNFEHVVIAIGENIQASILTTLMLKEIGVKKITVKAQNDYHAKVLQKIGADHVVHPERDMGIRIANNMVSNNILDYLELSDEYSIVEIQANEKLAGYTLIDLNIRAKFGVNIVAIKRGKQILVSPQAIEKIQHEDILIVIGSDIDIHRFEKKALH, encoded by the coding sequence ATGAAAAAAGAATTTGTTGTCATTGGGCTTGGCCGTTTTGGCGGTAGTATTGTGAGGGAATTGGTTGAACTTGGTGCGGATGTTATGGCAATCGATATTTCACCTGAACGGGTGGATGATTTTGCACAAATCGCAACGCAAGCAGTGGCGGCTGATACGACAGACGAGTCGGTTTTGCGCTCACTAGGTATTCGAAATTTTGAGCATGTTGTCATCGCAATCGGTGAGAATATCCAAGCAAGTATTTTGACGACGCTTATGTTAAAAGAAATTGGTGTCAAGAAGATTACTGTGAAGGCGCAAAATGATTATCATGCCAAAGTGTTGCAGAAGATTGGTGCGGATCATGTTGTCCATCCAGAGCGGGATATGGGGATTCGCATTGCGAATAATATGGTGTCGAATAATATTCTCGATTATCTGGAGCTATCGGATGAGTACTCAATCGTGGAAATTCAGGCCAATGAAAAGTTGGCTGGCTATACTTTGATTGACTTGAATATTCGAGCGAAGTTTGGGGTCAATATTGTTGCGATTAAACGCGGAAAACAAATTTTAGTGTCACCACAGGCGATCGAGAAAATTCAGCATGAAGATATTCTGATTGTGATTGGTTCAGATATAGACATTCACCGTTTTGAAAAGAAAGCTCTTCATTAA
- a CDS encoding TlpA disulfide reductase family protein, which produces MKLREQMPELDGATAWLNGEQTKAQLVGEKPTLIHFWSVSCHLCKEAMPEVNAFRDRYKEDLNVVAVHMPRSEDDLDMEQITAVAAEHDITQPIFVDSEAKLTDKFDNQYVPAYYVFDKDGQLRHFQAGGGGMKMLEKRVNRVLDEMKKED; this is translated from the coding sequence ATGAAATTACGCGAACAAATGCCTGAACTTGATGGTGCAACAGCATGGTTGAACGGAGAACAAACAAAAGCGCAATTAGTTGGAGAAAAGCCAACGCTTATCCACTTCTGGTCAGTGAGTTGCCATCTGTGTAAGGAAGCAATGCCGGAAGTCAATGCATTTAGAGACCGTTATAAAGAAGACTTAAATGTTGTCGCAGTCCATATGCCACGTTCTGAAGACGACTTAGATATGGAACAAATTACAGCTGTTGCAGCCGAGCATGACATTACGCAACCGATTTTTGTAGATAGTGAAGCGAAGCTAACGGACAAATTTGATAACCAGTATGTTCCGGCGTACTACGTGTTTGATAAAGATGGACAGCTTCGTCATTTCCAAGCAGGGGGCGGCGGCATGAAAATGCTTGAAAAGCGCGTCAATCGTGTGTTGGATGAAATGAAAAAAGAAGACTAA